Within the Verrucomicrobiota bacterium genome, the region GGCGCGGAAAATGTGGATCACCTGTTCCTTGTCGGCAACATTGACGCGGTGGACGTTGATCGCACCCGATTGCACCACGTAAAAGCCCTTCGAAGGCTCGCCTTCCCGAAAAAGGTAGGCCCCTTTCGTGACGAGCTTCTTCACCGTGATCTCCTGGATGGCGATCAGGTCCGCGGGCGGGATTCCTGCAAAAAGCCGGCATCCCCGCAGGGTTTCGGAAAGGTCGTTTTTGGAGGTCGCCGCCGTGGGTTGGGACATGCCTCCTTTGATAACTCCAGCCTCACTGAAAGTAAACGATCCAGGCCGATTTCGTTGCAACCTCGGGTTGCGGGCCATCGGGCCTTGTGTATAATCATCGCGGCATGGGAAAGATTCGCCGCGACATCCGCTCCGCTCAAGCCTCCTTCCGGTTCTGGCCGGAGCGGTCCGTTTCTTTCAGGGCTTGGTTGTTGATCTTCTCGTGGTTCGTGGCCGGGTCAGGCTCGGTTCTCTGCGGTTCACCCTCCGTGGCGTCCGACCATTGGTCCTTCCAGCCGGTTCGCGCCGTGCCCATACCGTCGCCGACCCGGCACAATCCCATCGACGCTTTTCTCGATCAGAGGCTTCGGGAACGAGGCCTCCGTTCAGCACCTCCGGCCTCCCGGGAGGCGTGGTTAAGACGAGTGTCTTTCGATCTGACCGGCCTTCCTCCCACGCCCTCCGAACGAGCCTCATTCCTCGCGGACCGTTCACAAAAGGCCCGGGAACGCGTCGTGGACCGCCTCCTGGCGTCGCCCCGCCACGGAGAACGCTGGGCTCAACACTGGCTTGACCTGGCGCATTACGCGGATTCCAACGGATTCGAACTCGATGCGGACCGGCCCGACGCCTGGCGTTATCGGGATTGGGTCATTGCCGCGCTCAACCGGGACCTTCCTTACGATGAGTTCCTCACCCTTCAGGTCGCGGGAGACGAAGCCGCACCGGGGCAGGTTGAGGCCTTGATCGCTTCAGGATTCGGCCGGGCCGGGCCGCGCGAGGAAGTCGCCGGAAACATCGATCCCGAGGTCAAGCGCCAGGACGAGCTCACGCATGTCACTTCCACGATAGGCTCTGTTTTTATGGGCCTCACCATCGGGTGCGCGCGATGCCACGATCACAAGTTCGATCCCATTCCCGCCGCCGACTACTACAGCTTGCAAGCTCACTTCGCCGGCGTGCAACTTCAGGACCCGCCCATTTACCAACCCGAGGAGCTCACTCGATTTCAAGCGGAGTCCAACCGGATTCGGGTCCTGATCCAACCCCTTGCGGAAGCGCGCAAGAAGTTAGAGCAACCTTATCGGGACCGCCTGCGCGCCGCCAAAGAGACGGGGCTTACGCCTCAAGAAAAAGCGGTTCGGGCCAAACGTAAGGAAGATCGAACGCCAGAAGAACAGCGTTTGTTCGAGGGAACCAGCACTGCTTTAAATGTCACTTGGGAGGAAGTCGCCGAAGCGTTTGCCCAGCATCCCGCAGACCATCAGCAGCGCGAAGCCTTGAAGCGGCAGATCCATGACCTGGAAATTCAAATGCCCCCTCCGCCCGCCCGCGCCATGTCCATGGTTGAAGTCACCAATCGGCTGCCTGAAACCCAAGTCCTTTTCCGCGGCAACGTCAAAGCCAAGCGCGAAGCCGTGGAACCCGCCCCGCCTCGAGTGCTGGTGGCCCGTCGAGGGGGCGCGCCCGCGCCACCCCCTGTGGAACGGCTTGACCCAACCCGGTCCGGAAGGCGGCTCGCTCTCGCTCGCTGGATGGCCGATCCCTCGCATCCTCTGACGTCGCGTGTGATCGTGAATCGACTCTGGCAGCATCATTTCGGTCGAGGGTTGGTGGCCACTCCGTCGGATTTCGGCGCCCGCGGCGCCCGCCCCTCCCATCCCGAATTGCTGGACTGGCTGGCCGGGGAATTGATTCGAAATCAGTGGCGGTTGAAACCCCTGCACCGTCTGATGGTCCTCTCCGAAGCCTACGGTCGCGACTCGGATCCCGTCGATTCGACCTCCCATCGCTCTGATCCCGACAATGCAACATGGTGGCGAATGAACCGGCGCCGAATGGATGCCGAAGGCTTGCGGGACTCCGTCCTGGCCGTTTCCGGCCGCTTCGACGGCGCCGCGGGAGGACCCGGAGTGCGCGCGCCCCTCGAACCCGAGGTGCGCGAATTGATCTTCACCGAAGCCGAAGTGGTCGATCTCTGGCCGGTCGATCCGCGGGAACGCAATCATCATCGGCGCTCGATTTATTTGATGCGCAAACGCAACGTGCCGTACCCGCTGCTGAACGCCTTTGACGCCCCGGACGCCCAATCGCCTTGCCCCGAGCGCGCCGTGAGCACTCATGCGCCCCAAGCCCTCGCCCTCCTCAACAGCCAGTTCGCCCAAAAAGCAGCCCGCGATTTTGCGAATTCGTTGCTGGCTCATAGCGACAAACCAAGCCTCCGCGTCGAAGAAGCGTATCTGCGATGTTTCGGACGGAAACCCACGACTTCCGAGATCAAGGCTGCCATTCGATTCATCCAGGCCGATTCCAGGCCGGAAATGGAACGCTGGACCGACTTCACCCTGGCCCTGCTCAACACCAACGAATTCATTCACGTGCCATGAATCCCCATTCCGTTCCTCGACCTGTGTCTGGACAGGGTTGGTCGCGCCGCGATTTCCTGACCCGCGCCGGACATGGTTTTGGGGCGCTCGCTCTCGCGGATCTCCTCAGAATCGAAGCGGCGGCCCCCGCGCCTCGCCGACTGTCTCCTCAAGCCCATTTCGCCCCCAAGGCCAAGCGGTGCATTTTCTTGTTCATGGTCGGCGGCCCCAGCCAGATGGACCTTTTCGATCCCAAACCAGCGTTGGACCGGCTGCACGGCCAGCGCTTGCCGCCGAGTTTTGGCAAGATCCACAGCCAATTCCTCGAAAGCGACCCCCTTTGTCTCCGCTCAACGCGCACGTGGGGCCGTTATGGACAATGCGGCATGGACATGTCGGACCTGATTCCGCACATGAGGCCTCATGCCGATGACATCGCGCTCCTCCGGTCGTGTGTCGTGGACAGCGTTATTCACGCGCCGGCCCAGTATCAGATGAGCAGCGGACGCATGTTTATGGGCCATCCCAGCCTGGGAAGCTGGCTGACTTACGGCCTGGGCAGCATTTCGGACAATCTGCCCGCATTCGTGGTGATGTCGCAGCCGCAAGGCACGCCCGAAGGGGGGGCTCCGTGCTGGAGTTCGGGTTATCTCCCCGCGCGGCATCAAGGAACCCTGTTCCGTCCCGGGCCGAATCCCATCGTCAATTTGGCGCCGGACAACAGCGCGTTCACTCGCTCTCGCCAGCGCCGAATCATCGATTTCACCCAGGAGTTGAATCGCCGTAACCTTCGTCAAGGCGATGCCGAGCTCGAAGCCCGGATTGCCAGCTACGAGCTCGCCTTCAGGATGCAGGCCGAGGCGCCGGACGCCGTCGATCTCTCCCGCGAATCCGCGGCAACCCGGGCGCTCTATGGTGTGGATCAACCCGCCACGGCCGACTTCGGCTCGCGCTGCCTGATCGCACGGCGGCTCCTTGAGCGCGGAGTCCGCTTCGTCCAACTCTATTCCGGCGGCGGACCGGTCGCCTGGCAATGGGACGCTCACGATGACGTGAACGCGAATCACGAGCGGATGTGTGGAGCCACCGACAAGCCGGTGGCAGCCTTGCTCACCGATTTGAAGCGTAGAGGTTTGCTGGACGATACCCTGGTCATCTGGGGCGGGGAGTTTGGACGTACTCCCGTCAGCCAGAAGGGAAGCCGCGGGCGCGACCACAACGCCACAGGATTCTCCATGTGGTTCGCAGGTGGAGGCGTCAAACCAGGGACGATCCATGGATCCACGGACGAAATCGGCCTGCATACCACCTCAGGACGAGCTCACATCCACGATATCCACGCCACCATCCTCCACTTGATGGGGCTCGACCACACCCGACTCACGCACCCCCACGGTGGCCGGGATGAACGGCTCACCGACGTCCATGGGCATGTCATCCAAGGCCTGCTGGCTTGACGTTCCATTCCTCCCGGCTCAGGCAAGAAATGCAGCATCGGCAAGGCGCTCGTCACGGACCGGCGCCGAGCAAAAACATCCTGCCGATGTTGTTTTTTTGAGGTTTCGAGCGTCCGACGAGCCGGGGGGTTTTATCCTTTGACGGTCCATTGGACCTGACGTAGCGTCCCTCGACGAAAAATCGACTGACGCATGCTAGGCCTTATCATTAAGAAGCTGATCGGTTCCAAAAACGATCGGGAAATCAAGAAGCTTCGCCCGCTCATCGCCCAAATCAATGAGATCGAGAACCGGCTTCAACAGGAGCCGGCCGATGTCCTGCGTGAAAAGACCTCCGCCTGGAAGGCTGAACTTTCGCAAATCGAAGACCTCGAAAAACTTAGATCGAGGCTGCTCGAGATCCTCCCCGAAGCTTTCGCCGTCGTCAAAAACACCTGCCGTCGGCTCTGCGGCACCGACGTCACGGTCCGGGGCCACCCCCTTCGATGGGATATGGTTCCCTTCGACGTGCAATTGATCGGTGGTTACGCGTTGCATACCGGGCGTATTGCTGAAATGGCGACTGGTGAAGGAAAGACGCTCGTGGCCACCCTCCCGGTCTACCTCAACGCCCTCGCCGGGCGCGGCGTGCATATCGTCACCGTGAACGATTACTTGGCGGCGCGCGACAGCGAATGGATGGGGGCCGTGTACCGCTTTCTCGGGTTGCAGGTCGGATGCATTCTGCACGACCAGCCTCCGCCGGTCCGGCGCCAACAATATCAGTGCGACATCACCTACGGGACGAACTCCGAGTTCGGCTTCGATTACCTGCGCGACAACGGCATGGCCACCCGCGCAGAGGAACAAGTCCAACGCGGGCACTTCTTCGCGATTGTGGACGAAGTCGATTCGATCCTGATCGACGAAGCCCGAACCCCCCTGATCATCAGCGGACCCGCCGTCGCCGGCCACGACAATCAGCTCTACGACAAATTCAAATCCAAGATCCTGGATTTGGTCCACACCCAAAGCAGGCTCACCAACCGCATGCTCGCCGAGGCCGGTGAGGTCATCAAAAAGCTTCGCCCTGAGGCGGGCGCACCTCCTGCCGACGCGGGGGACTTGGCCCGCCAAGCCGGACAGCTTATTTACCGAGCCAAGCTGGGAAATCCCAAAGCCGAAGGCCTGCTGCGGCTGCTCGAGAATCCCGAGAACCACCGGTTGCTTCAGAAGGCCGAGACCGAACTGCACCTCGACCAGACCAAGAAGGAACTCTACGCCCAGAAAGAAGAGCTGTTTTTCGCCATCGACGAAAAATCACACGAAGCCGACCTCACGGAAAAAGGCCGGGCTTATCTTTCGCCCGAAGACCCCGAAAGCTTCGTCCTGCCGGACCTGATCACGTCCTTCCACGAAATCGATGCTAACGCCAGCCTCGACGCCCGGAAGCGCCTGGAAGCAAAAGGCAAGTTGCAGGCGCAGTTCGAAGCCAAGGCCCAGCAGATTCACTGCATCTCCCAACTGCTCAAGGCTTACTGTCTTTACCAGAAGGACGTCCAATACGTCGTGCAGAACAACAAGGTCATCATCGTCGATGAAAACACCGGACGCTTGATGACTGGACGGCGCTGGAGCGATGGACTCCACCAGGCCGTCGAGGCCAAGGAAGGCGTTGAAATCGAGCGCGAAACCCAAACCCTGGCGACCATCACGATTCAGAATTACTTCCGGCTCTACCACAAACTGGCTGGCATGACCGGGACCGCAGAGACCGAAGCGGGAGAATTTCTCGACATCTACAAGCTGGGTGTCCTCGTCATTCCCACAAACCGGGCGGTGGGCCGCAAGGACGCCCACGACACCGTCTACAAAACGCGGCGTGAAAAGTTCGAGGCTGTCCTGCGCGAGATTCAAACCATTCACAGCCAGGGACGTCCCATCCTCGTCGGCACCATCTCCGTCGAAGTCAGCGAATTCCTGTCGCGCCTCCTCAAGCAGGCGGCGATCCCGCACTCGGTCCTCAACGCCAAGTATCACCAGCAGGAGGCGGAAATCGTGTCCCGCGCCGGCCAGCGCGGCGCCGTGACCATTGCCACCAATATGGCCGGACGCGGCACCGACATCAAACTCGGCCCGGGCGTTCCCGAAGTCGGCGGGCTCCACGTCATCGGCACCGAACGGCACGAGGCGCGCCGCATCGACCGCCAGTTGCGCGGACGCTGCGCGCGTCAGGGGGACCCCGGTTCCTCCCATTTCTTCATCTCTCTCGAAGACGACCTCATGCGGTTGTTCGGCTCGGACCGCATGGTGAAGGTCATGGAACGCGTGGGTTTGGAGGAAGGGCAGGAGCTCGAGCATCCCCTGTTGAACCGCTCGATCGAGACCGCCCAAAAACGCGTCGAACAGCACAATTTCCAGATCCGGAAACGCACGCTCGAATATGACGACGTGATGAACAAGCAGCGTGAGGTCGTTTACGGCTTCCGCAACGAAATCATCAATTCCCAGGACGTGCGCGATCGCCTCATGGACATCATGGAGGAAGTCGTCGTGCAAAAAGTGGAGTCCCTCACCTCTTCCCTGAGCGACCCCTCCGAATGGACGCTGCGCCCTCTCGCGGATTGGGTGAACATCAATTTTCCGCTTGGCATACCCGAGGAAGAAATCTTAAAGGCGGCCCATTCAGGCAGCGAACCCCCGGTTCCAGGATCCCTCTTCGACGGGTTGAGCGCCGCGCAATTCGCGGTCTGCCAGTTCATTTCAGACAGTGTCCGGAAAGCCTACGAGCTCAAGATCAGTTTCGAACAACCGGACGCGCTGAAGTCCATCGAACGTTATACCATTCTCAGCGCCATCGACCAGCTCTGGCAGGAACACCTTTACGGGATGGACAGTCTGCGCAACAGCATCGGGCTCCGGGCCTACGGCCAGCGCGATCCGCTTCTCGAGTACAAGGCCGAAGCGTTCAAAGTCTTCGACGAATTGATGGTCAACATCAAATCGGAGATCTGCCACAACATCTTCCGAAGCGCTTCCAGCCTGATGGCCTTCGACCAGTTTCTTCGCAATCTGCCCCAACGAACGCTTCACGCCTCGACCAGCGCTTTTTCGGAGACTCCGGCCGCAGGGGCGGCCGCGGCGGAGTCCGGCAGCGACATGGTCACCGAAGCCACCTCCCAGATGCAGAAGGCTGCGCCGATCCGCACCGGACCGAAAGTCGGGCGCAACGATCCTTGCCCATGCGGAAGCGGCAAGAAGTTCAAGCAGTGCTGCGGAAAGTATTGAGTCCATGAAAGTAAAGGGGCGGCCGGGAAAGCCCGACCGCCCTCGCTGGAGGAACGAATCGCTTCGTTCGTTGGAAT harbors:
- a CDS encoding DUF1501 domain-containing protein; the encoded protein is MNPHSVPRPVSGQGWSRRDFLTRAGHGFGALALADLLRIEAAAPAPRRLSPQAHFAPKAKRCIFLFMVGGPSQMDLFDPKPALDRLHGQRLPPSFGKIHSQFLESDPLCLRSTRTWGRYGQCGMDMSDLIPHMRPHADDIALLRSCVVDSVIHAPAQYQMSSGRMFMGHPSLGSWLTYGLGSISDNLPAFVVMSQPQGTPEGGAPCWSSGYLPARHQGTLFRPGPNPIVNLAPDNSAFTRSRQRRIIDFTQELNRRNLRQGDAELEARIASYELAFRMQAEAPDAVDLSRESAATRALYGVDQPATADFGSRCLIARRLLERGVRFVQLYSGGGPVAWQWDAHDDVNANHERMCGATDKPVAALLTDLKRRGLLDDTLVIWGGEFGRTPVSQKGSRGRDHNATGFSMWFAGGGVKPGTIHGSTDEIGLHTTSGRAHIHDIHATILHLMGLDHTRLTHPHGGRDERLTDVHGHVIQGLLA
- a CDS encoding cyclic nucleotide-binding domain-containing protein; translation: MARNPRLQRNRPGSFTFSEAGVIKGGMSQPTAATSKNDLSETLRGCRLFAGIPPADLIAIQEITVKKLVTKGAYLFREGEPSKGFYVVQSGAINVHRVNVADKEQVIHIFRAGESFAEGSLATENGYPADARSVEDSPVF
- the secA gene encoding preprotein translocase subunit SecA; the encoded protein is MLGLIIKKLIGSKNDREIKKLRPLIAQINEIENRLQQEPADVLREKTSAWKAELSQIEDLEKLRSRLLEILPEAFAVVKNTCRRLCGTDVTVRGHPLRWDMVPFDVQLIGGYALHTGRIAEMATGEGKTLVATLPVYLNALAGRGVHIVTVNDYLAARDSEWMGAVYRFLGLQVGCILHDQPPPVRRQQYQCDITYGTNSEFGFDYLRDNGMATRAEEQVQRGHFFAIVDEVDSILIDEARTPLIISGPAVAGHDNQLYDKFKSKILDLVHTQSRLTNRMLAEAGEVIKKLRPEAGAPPADAGDLARQAGQLIYRAKLGNPKAEGLLRLLENPENHRLLQKAETELHLDQTKKELYAQKEELFFAIDEKSHEADLTEKGRAYLSPEDPESFVLPDLITSFHEIDANASLDARKRLEAKGKLQAQFEAKAQQIHCISQLLKAYCLYQKDVQYVVQNNKVIIVDENTGRLMTGRRWSDGLHQAVEAKEGVEIERETQTLATITIQNYFRLYHKLAGMTGTAETEAGEFLDIYKLGVLVIPTNRAVGRKDAHDTVYKTRREKFEAVLREIQTIHSQGRPILVGTISVEVSEFLSRLLKQAAIPHSVLNAKYHQQEAEIVSRAGQRGAVTIATNMAGRGTDIKLGPGVPEVGGLHVIGTERHEARRIDRQLRGRCARQGDPGSSHFFISLEDDLMRLFGSDRMVKVMERVGLEEGQELEHPLLNRSIETAQKRVEQHNFQIRKRTLEYDDVMNKQREVVYGFRNEIINSQDVRDRLMDIMEEVVVQKVESLTSSLSDPSEWTLRPLADWVNINFPLGIPEEEILKAAHSGSEPPVPGSLFDGLSAAQFAVCQFISDSVRKAYELKISFEQPDALKSIERYTILSAIDQLWQEHLYGMDSLRNSIGLRAYGQRDPLLEYKAEAFKVFDELMVNIKSEICHNIFRSASSLMAFDQFLRNLPQRTLHASTSAFSETPAAGAAAAESGSDMVTEATSQMQKAAPIRTGPKVGRNDPCPCGSGKKFKQCCGKY
- a CDS encoding DUF1553 domain-containing protein produces the protein MGKIRRDIRSAQASFRFWPERSVSFRAWLLIFSWFVAGSGSVLCGSPSVASDHWSFQPVRAVPIPSPTRHNPIDAFLDQRLRERGLRSAPPASREAWLRRVSFDLTGLPPTPSERASFLADRSQKARERVVDRLLASPRHGERWAQHWLDLAHYADSNGFELDADRPDAWRYRDWVIAALNRDLPYDEFLTLQVAGDEAAPGQVEALIASGFGRAGPREEVAGNIDPEVKRQDELTHVTSTIGSVFMGLTIGCARCHDHKFDPIPAADYYSLQAHFAGVQLQDPPIYQPEELTRFQAESNRIRVLIQPLAEARKKLEQPYRDRLRAAKETGLTPQEKAVRAKRKEDRTPEEQRLFEGTSTALNVTWEEVAEAFAQHPADHQQREALKRQIHDLEIQMPPPPARAMSMVEVTNRLPETQVLFRGNVKAKREAVEPAPPRVLVARRGGAPAPPPVERLDPTRSGRRLALARWMADPSHPLTSRVIVNRLWQHHFGRGLVATPSDFGARGARPSHPELLDWLAGELIRNQWRLKPLHRLMVLSEAYGRDSDPVDSTSHRSDPDNATWWRMNRRRMDAEGLRDSVLAVSGRFDGAAGGPGVRAPLEPEVRELIFTEAEVVDLWPVDPRERNHHRRSIYLMRKRNVPYPLLNAFDAPDAQSPCPERAVSTHAPQALALLNSQFAQKAARDFANSLLAHSDKPSLRVEEAYLRCFGRKPTTSEIKAAIRFIQADSRPEMERWTDFTLALLNTNEFIHVP